The following nucleotide sequence is from Amia ocellicauda isolate fAmiCal2 chromosome 14, fAmiCal2.hap1, whole genome shotgun sequence.
CCTGGCAGTGTGAGCAGTAACGGAACAGTGTCGGATTCTGCAGTAAAGATTTTAACTTCCTGTTTTCATCCTGTGTGTAGAGTGATCTGAATATACTTGCTTCcctttatcattttatttatttttttaatccatgTGACTTCCTGCTTAGTCAATAGCTTGCTGCCTCTGAGAGGGCTGTCAGTCCTTTTCTTCCCACAATACACCTCTCTCTCAAATGACCTAAAAGTGAGATTTTCAGCACTGATGGGTTAAATTGTCTtggtctgtgtttgtgtcttcaAATAGCCTGAATAGTCGAATGAAAGCAGGcccttaaatataaaaataataaacaatttttGATGCGGCTCTGTAACTTGTTTGTATTTTGATCGTCTCTCTATCTTTCCCTTGTTGTCAGAGTCCCAGAATTGTCCTCCACTGAAACCAAAGCATTTAAATAAaccactgtaaaaaaaaaaaataataataataattcttgcTTGCTTAGGTGTGTATTCGCAAAGCTACGGCCCCACGTTCGCCAACTGCAATAACACGGTGTGGAATCCACTGGGGAACGGCCTTTCGTACGAGGAGTTTCAGTTCCCCATCTTCATGCTGAAAGATGACAACGAAACCGCTGTCATCAAAAAAGTGAGCCCTCTTTCCCTcgcactctctcactctgtctctccaTCTCATAAAACTACCCTACGGTGGGCATCCAGGACTGTATTTTTACCAGGCCGCTGCATGCTGACGTGGTTCTTGTCTTGCCCCTCCGCAGTGTTTCCAGGAGCACAATGTGGCGGTGAACGGCACGTCCCCATCCTTCCCGCTGTGTGCCATGCAGCTGTACTCCCACATGTACGCCGTCACCAACACCGTCACCTGCATGAGGCGCAACGACATCCAGACCAGCTTCAGCATCAACCCGGGTACTTGCCAGAGCTGTTCTCATGCGGCCCAGTCTCTGTTCTTTCCTCACTGGCCCAAAAGTATTAACAGTTCCTCCCAGAAAAAGTGGTTACCTTCCTTGGGTGCGGGCTGCAAAGGTTGGGTTTTATGGGGTCTTTTTATTTGGTGTTCTCTAGAGAGGAGGTGAGGCAGGTAGTAAAACAGTACTAGAGGTAGACTTCACACCATGGAAGTCTTTTTCAGTCGTTTAACTCTGCATTTGGAAAACCAAaaactgtattgtgtgtgtgtgtgtgtagatcttGCTGAGTGAGTTTTATTAATTGTGTGGGAGGTGGCTTTGAAAATGGTGTGACTGCCAGTGAGGGTTTTGTGGCCTTGCGTTGTGGATGGAGGGTTTGACTCGGGTGTCTGGTCTGTGTGCGTTTCAGAGATGATCTGCGATCCCCTCGGCGCCCACAACGTGTGGAGCTCCGTCAAGCCCATCAACGCTTCGGGACAAGCCGATCCCAGCGATAGGTTCATCATCGTAGCCGCCAGGGTAAGAGTCGAACCACTCGTGGCCCTGGAACGTGTCAATTCTTTCACCCACCTGCTAAAATACTGACTTTTGCCCTATTGCATTCACAAGGATTTTAAAAGGAATAGGCACATGGGTACAAGTTCTGTGCAAAACCGTAGACCGTCATGTTTGATCGAACCCCTTTTTGCATGTTCAGCTGGACAGCCGGTCATTCTTCTGGGACCTGGCTCCCGGTGGCGACAGCGCGGTGTCCGGGTTCGTCACCCTCCTTGCTGTGACCCAAGCTCTGAAGAACATCACCTCCAGCCAGCTATCCAAGAACATCTTCTACACTTTCTTCCAGGGGGTGAGTGAGCCATGTCTCAGTCTGCCCATCGCGGTGGCTCTCTAGTCACACCGGGTTGCGTTATGTGTAAACGTGTGGGTTTATGCCCTTGCTTTGGAGTTGGTGCTTGTCAGGGTCGTTGAGTTTGAATTAAGATGTGGGCAATGTGTGATCTTGGCTCTTCTGTAAACATGGAGGGTGGGTATTCAATTGATTTTTAAAGTCATACTCATCGTGATTTTGGGTTGTAGGAGACCTTTGACTATATCGGCAGCTCCCGCATGGTGTACGACATGGAGAACAAGAAGTTTGTCATCGGTCTTGACAACATCGACTCCTTAGTGGAAATTGGACAGGTAAGGCCTCTTTGACGTGTAAACAAGCAGTAACGTTTTTAAGTTGACCTAGACCGAGTTACCGGTGGAAAGTGCTGCTCTGATACAGCCCATTTTTCGTTGCTTGTGGGTCACCGTTCTGGCACCTTGTGTTCTCCGCTTAGGTGGGTCTCCGCGGTGGCAAGGATCTCTGGGTTCACAGCGATCCCGTCTCCCGGATGAACAGCAGCATCAATACAGAGGTAAGGGCTGTTGGATCAAAGCCTGGAAGAGAGACTTGGCCAGTCAGTTGGATCAAGGCTCAGTGTGAATGCAGTCCCAATACAACAGGAAACCGAGGTGTTTTGGTAGCAGAACGATATGGAGGTGGGGGAAGCCAGCAGGCCGTGCTTTTGTGTTATTGGTCGACGTCTGGTTCTGGACCGGTTGACCGCTTCCCATCGTTGCTTGCCATGTGTTTCAGCGTCCAAACTGCTTGTTGATGAAACGCGGTCCTGATGCTTGATTTTTATGGCGGTTTGTCTCTAGGTGGAGAAGCTGATGTCCGCACTGCAAGCCAGCTCTGGTCCGAATGTCACGGTGATGGAGCCAAATGTCTCCCAGGCTCTGCCCCCTTCGTCCTTCCAGCGGTTCCTCAGGTCTCGACCCATTCCGGGCGTCGTCCTCGCTGACCACCAGTCCGCTTACAGTAACAAGTGAGTAGGAGGGTGGGGCCCCTGGAGCTGCCTGAGAAGACGGAACCCTTATGTACCCATTTTCCATGGCTAAGCAAGGCACACCGGACTCCGTATATACATTGATTcgtcaaaaacatccagtttcAGATGAGTTTTAATTTTGCTCATGGGAAGGGTGGGCAAGCCGGGAGGCAGGAGTAGGGGTCGGTGTGCCACAATATTTTACAGCAAAGGAAGTGTGCGTTAAGATTTGAAAAGGTTGGGAATTGCCACTATAGGTATACTGGGTTGTTTGTGAAAGCCGGCTTTGCTCATCTTGCAGGTACTACGAGAGCATCTACGACACCGCGGACAACCTGCACATGAAGTACCCCAGTCAGCTCACCCCGGATCAGCAGCTGGAGTTCGTCACAGACACTGCCCGGGTACTGACACGTGTGATGGAGTGAAAATCGACATGGTCTCGTGGAAGCTCTTGGAAAAAAAGCCTATGAAAAAACATACGCTTGTCAGTTTTaatctgtctccctctccttctctgtcaggGCTTATCTGAAGTGGCCACTGTCATTGCCAAGGCCCTCTTCAAACATGCTGGAGGATCGGATCAAGAAGCGGACAACATCCAAGCAGATCCCAAAATAGTGAGTTTTGACTTAACGACCGAATATCTTCCTTATGACCCTGAGGGTCTCAGGTAAACGCACAATGAGTTAGTCTTGCgcagtcaaagttaagagctaagggaaagggagtataggggaaatcaaaataaacaatacaagtgcaagtaatgaatttagtcatttattctcctgtaatattgcacttatacaacgttttgtcatactcttgcctttgcattacattaaatgagtatgaaaaacattgtttttttattaaacgtCTGAAGATTTCAACAGGTTTTTGGCACAATTAACAAAAATCCCAGACTGGGCTAATTAGCGTGACTCTTTGAGCCAGGGGGAAGGATTACTGTTCAATTGAAATCAAAATGGATTGCAACTGTGAGATTGGCTGGCCTCACACACTGAGAAATGAATCTCGTTAAGCGTTAAAGCTCATGAAGCCTATTGGAAATGATAGacgttttattatttatgtgttttatttattttgtcagtgCGTGAAATGTTATGGCAGGGctcaaaaaaatgttatttgagagacagaaaaagctTCCTTATCGCTTTTTGGTATTCTGTGATGGGTTGGACAGGGGGATGGGTGCTAATGGATCCAATTGGCCTCTACGGGAGGTTTTATCGCCtgtccttttttatttaatataaataaacccCTCTCTGTGTCCTAGGTCACCCAGATGCTCTACAGCTTTCTCATTCAGTCCAACAACACCTGGTTCAGGGCCCTCATCAGTCCCGAAATGCGCTCCATTCTAGGTGAGATCACTTTAACTGCCGACTAGAGGACTCGCCTGCTCAAACCGTCCTCGTGGGCCCTGGGGGCTTCAGCCAGGGAATGTACTTGATATAGGGGCTCATCCAATGGACTCCCTGCTTAACACAGTCTTCCCGTCCTTCTGTGTT
It contains:
- the ncstn gene encoding nicastrin produces the protein MASPVGKCLFFLLACSLQPAGVAGNSVEQKIYVMLNNTAPCVRLLNATHQIGCQSSISGDTGVIHVVDAKSDLNWVLTDGPNPPYMVVLDASLFNREIMMMMKGAALRVAGLAVVTSKTGPSEGFSPHTKCPNEGTGVYSQSYGPTFANCNNTVWNPLGNGLSYEEFQFPIFMLKDDNETAVIKKCFQEHNVAVNGTSPSFPLCAMQLYSHMYAVTNTVTCMRRNDIQTSFSINPEMICDPLGAHNVWSSVKPINASGQADPSDRFIIVAARLDSRSFFWDLAPGGDSAVSGFVTLLAVTQALKNITSSQLSKNIFYTFFQGETFDYIGSSRMVYDMENKKFVIGLDNIDSLVEIGQVGLRGGKDLWVHSDPVSRMNSSINTEVEKLMSALQASSGPNVTVMEPNVSQALPPSSFQRFLRSRPIPGVVLADHQSAYSNKYYESIYDTADNLHMKYPSQLTPDQQLEFVTDTARGLSEVATVIAKALFKHAGGSDQEADNIQADPKIVTQMLYSFLIQSNNTWFRALISPEMRSILEDNPPQYYVSVPNQSITTRLVHYVLANLTGTVTNLTKDQCQSPEKVDGESKELYEYLWVQGSVAPNGTDAVPYCVRAPVHLVKAISPAFELKDYGSREYSTWTESRWKMIKARIFLISSKQLEMTTLAVGIVILILSLLVTYFVSSKADVLFTTSREPTDAAY